GATTTACAGATGTTACTTCCAAGTCTAGGCTCGACGTAATTCTTTCACGCGGCACATTGAAGGTCGGAACAACGGGGGATTACAAACCTTATAGCTTCAAAGACCTCAAAAGCGGAGCGTTCAAAGGGTTTGATATAGATCTAGCTTACGATCTCGCCAAAGCGCTCGGAGTTGAGGTGGAGTTCATAGAGACGAGCTGGCCGACGCTCGCGGAGGACCTTAAAAATGATCGTTTCGATATAGCGATGGGCGGGATATCGGTGACGCTCGAACGACAAAAGACAGGGCTTTTCTCCAAGCCTTACTTAAATGACGGCAAATCTCCAATTTCTCGCTGCGCAGAACGGCATCGATACTTCACAATTGAAGACATAGATCGAGCGAATGTAAAGGTCATCGTCAATCCTGGAGGAACGAATGAGAAATTCGTCGTAACTCATTTAAAACATGCGAAAATTCTGGTTTGGAAGGACAACACAACCATCTTTGACCAAATTGTCGAGGGAAAAGCTGATGTTATGATTACAGACGCTTCCGAAACAATGTATCAACAAAAACTTCATCCTGGAATACTTTGCGCAGTTAACCCAGACCGGCCATTTAACAACTTTGAAAAGGCCTACTGGGTTCAACGTGCGCCTTACCTCACGGCTTTTGTCGATCAATGGCTCTACCAATTGAAACGCAACGGAATTTTTGATGCGCTCTACCAGACTTGGTTCCGGTAAGTTGCCCCACATACCAACGATCCCCGTTTGGCGCTTCGCCTTAGAATCGTCGCAAAGTTTTATCGGGGCCTCGAGAGAGGGAAATCAGCTTTGGTGAATTGGTGACACAGGTAGTATTGATCAATTGTACTTCGGATTACTTGCCAACGCTATTCTCGGAAGGCATCGGCAGCGTTGGTTTAAAAAAGTCATTGTTTTTGTGGCCCGCTCCTATCATCTTGAATGGACCTTTATCGGCGGGGACATGCACGTCGAAAAGAAATCTTGAACACTTGGAAACACTTACTCCAGGCAGTTCCGGACAAACTGAGGAATTGTTTGCCTCTCCGCCCATATAGCACTGCCTTACAGAGGTTGTTCACGGATGCTTCAGATGAGTGCGTTTTCACAGATCCGAGAGGTTCTTCGCTGAGAGAGCCCATTTCGGTTCGCCGGTCAGAGTGCTCATCGGTTTGGGTTGGCAACTTCGCTCGCACGCCTCGTTAACTTTGAAAAGGTAGCATTGCCAAATTGCTACCATTCCAACATTCTCATGGAAATCTACGGCTCGGAAGAGAAAGCAGATTAAGCATTTGAGTCCTTTGCTCTAGAGCGCGGTTCTCCGGTCAAATCCGCTCCATTCCTTTGGCGAGGCCCAGGCATAAGGGGACGGATAGGGGATCTCGACGCCTAAATCATGGGCGGCATGCCAGCCCCAACGTGGGTTATCCAGAAATCCACGCCCGATAGCAACTTGATCGGCCGATCCAGCAGCAATGATTTCGTTCGCTTGTTTTGGCGAGGTAATCATCCCGACCGCGCGGGTGATTAATCCAGTCTCATTTTTTATGGCACTCGCTAGTGATACGTGCGAGGCTTCCGGATTGATATTAGTAGGGCAGTCAACTGGTATTCCACCCGATGTGACGCATGCGTAGTCAATACCTATGTCTTCTAATTGCCTTGCAAGTGTGACCGCGTCCCGAAGTGTCAAACCGTCTTCAGTCCAATCACTGCCCGTAATGCGCGCGCCGACTGCGATATCATCAGTGATTTGGCGAACTGATCGTGCAATTCGCAAAGGGAACGCCATCCTGCGTATATTGTCACCACCCCACATGTCTTGGCGGGTATTTGAAAGCGGTGAATGGAACTGGTGAAGCAGATAACCATGGGCAATATGGATTTCTAGAACCTTGATGCCCAGACGTTTGGCCCGAATGGCTGCTTGTTGGAAATCCTCAGCAATCTTATCAAGCTCGTCTTCGCTGGCGGCGTACGGAAGCTGCCAACCGGCCCGATGTGCGATTGTCGATGGTGCAATCGTCCTCCACGCATCGGAGCCTGTTAAGCTACCTCCAGGTGTCTCCCAGGGACGATGAGCGGAGCCTTTTCGTCCAGCGTGCGATAGCTGGATTCCAAACTCAGTTCCAGGCAGGGCGATACGACGGGCCTGACATAGAATTTCACCAAGCGCATCCTCATTGGCATCGGAATACAATCCGAGGCAGCCATGCGTTATGCGTCCTTCACGGGAACCGGCGGTGGCTTCGATCATGATCAGACCGGCACCGGACATCGCGAGCGACATGAGATGTTGCGTATGCCAAGCTGAAGCACAACCGTCATTGGCCATATACTGACACATGGGCGCAACAGCTATACGATTGGGGACTTTAATATTCCCCAACTGTAGCGGTTCAAACAGGATGGGATCTCTCATTTTGGGTCGTTATGCTCCAAGCCGCATAGCGACTTTTCCAGTTTCGTTGCCGGACCAGAAAGTCTATTTATTTCCGACTTGGCAACCCAATTCACGTTCATATCCGTGAATCAAACCTCCCCAACCTGTTGCGTCCCCTAAAACTCTGGTCTCGTCGTGTCCTTACTGGCGTGATAGGGATGCTGTCGCCGGCAATGAACGGCTATGTTTCGCTCGCCTATGAGAGAACGCGCTCACCGGCTTTACCCTCGAAGGCACCGTCAGCGGTTGCTAGAAAAGCGGCAGCGTTCAGATAACGCTCTCCACTATCGGGCAACACTGCAA
This genomic stretch from Ochrobactrum sp. BTU1 harbors:
- a CDS encoding transporter substrate-binding domain-containing protein yields the protein MIAYLFKNVGVTTSKRGFHLVGIAIATTTILIVLLSRPGFTDVTSKSRLDVILSRGTLKVGTTGDYKPYSFKDLKSGAFKGFDIDLAYDLAKALGVEVEFIETSWPTLAEDLKNDRFDIAMGGISVTLERQKTGLFSKPYLNDGKSPISRCAERHRYFTIEDIDRANVKVIVNPGGTNEKFVVTHLKHAKILVWKDNTTIFDQIVEGKADVMITDASETMYQQKLHPGILCAVNPDRPFNNFEKAYWVQRAPYLTAFVDQWLYQLKRNGIFDALYQTWFR
- a CDS encoding oxidoreductase; translation: MRDPILFEPLQLGNIKVPNRIAVAPMCQYMANDGCASAWHTQHLMSLAMSGAGLIMIEATAGSREGRITHGCLGLYSDANEDALGEILCQARRIALPGTEFGIQLSHAGRKGSAHRPWETPGGSLTGSDAWRTIAPSTIAHRAGWQLPYAASEDELDKIAEDFQQAAIRAKRLGIKVLEIHIAHGYLLHQFHSPLSNTRQDMWGGDNIRRMAFPLRIARSVRQITDDIAVGARITGSDWTEDGLTLRDAVTLARQLEDIGIDYACVTSGGIPVDCPTNINPEASHVSLASAIKNETGLITRAVGMITSPKQANEIIAAGSADQVAIGRGFLDNPRWGWHAAHDLGVEIPYPSPYAWASPKEWSGFDRRTAL